A portion of the Stella humosa genome contains these proteins:
- a CDS encoding MATE family efflux transporter, with protein MADDQPQPRQPTPTAPALSARTRRILEGPVAPTLLRLALPNLGEAAARIAFISFDAVFVGWIGTDALAGVSLAFPFFLLMQMTSASGLGAGVNGAVARAMGAGRRDDAAAIAWHAVLLALAIGGVFTLLMLAGGPWLYAALGATGGGLAAAVTYSAIVFGGVVAVWLMNLMANIVRGTGNMLVPATAIMAGEAVHLALSPTLILGLGPVPQMGVAGAALAVVASYATGAMVLAWHLLSGRGEIRLAAARPEHRHFAAILGVGVPAALNVVQAQATMIVATGYAAAFGTVALAGYGAAARLDLLQIPLTFAMGSAVIAMVATSVGAGRLDRARRVAWTGAGLGVLIGAIFAAVAVFLPEGWMGLFSDDPAAIAAGADYLRRVGPSYPVLGLGLGLFFSLLGLGRAKAPFLAGTLRLAVVALGGWAAIHWLGGDLRMLALVIAAAALAFTLAMLAVAAATRELRR; from the coding sequence ATGGCCGATGATCAGCCCCAGCCCCGCCAGCCGACCCCGACCGCGCCGGCGCTGTCGGCGCGGACCCGCCGCATCCTGGAAGGGCCGGTCGCCCCCACCCTGCTGCGCCTGGCCCTGCCCAACCTGGGGGAGGCCGCCGCCCGCATCGCCTTCATCAGCTTCGACGCCGTCTTCGTCGGCTGGATCGGCACCGATGCCCTGGCCGGCGTGTCGCTCGCCTTCCCGTTCTTCCTGCTGATGCAGATGACGTCGGCCAGCGGGCTCGGTGCCGGCGTCAACGGTGCGGTCGCGCGGGCCATGGGGGCCGGCCGGCGCGACGATGCCGCGGCGATCGCCTGGCACGCCGTCTTGCTGGCGCTCGCCATCGGCGGCGTCTTCACCCTGCTGATGCTGGCGGGCGGTCCCTGGCTCTATGCCGCACTTGGGGCGACCGGCGGCGGGCTGGCGGCGGCCGTCACCTATTCGGCCATCGTCTTCGGCGGGGTGGTCGCGGTCTGGCTGATGAACCTGATGGCCAACATCGTCCGCGGCACGGGCAACATGCTGGTGCCGGCCACCGCCATCATGGCCGGCGAGGCGGTCCACCTCGCCCTGTCGCCCACCCTGATCCTGGGGCTGGGGCCGGTGCCGCAGATGGGCGTGGCGGGTGCGGCGCTGGCGGTCGTCGCGTCCTATGCCACCGGCGCCATGGTCCTGGCCTGGCACCTGCTGTCGGGTCGCGGCGAGATCCGGCTGGCCGCCGCCCGGCCGGAGCACCGGCATTTCGCGGCCATCCTGGGCGTCGGCGTGCCCGCCGCCCTCAACGTCGTGCAGGCCCAGGCGACGATGATCGTCGCCACCGGCTATGCGGCGGCCTTCGGCACCGTGGCGCTGGCAGGCTACGGGGCGGCCGCCCGGCTCGACCTGCTGCAGATCCCGCTCACCTTCGCCATGGGGTCGGCGGTGATCGCCATGGTCGCGACCAGCGTCGGCGCCGGCCGCCTGGACCGCGCGCGGCGCGTCGCCTGGACCGGGGCCGGCCTGGGCGTGCTGATCGGCGCCATCTTCGCCGCCGTCGCGGTCTTCCTGCCGGAGGGCTGGATGGGGCTATTCTCCGACGACCCGGCGGCGATCGCCGCCGGGGCCGACTATCTGCGGCGGGTCGGCCCGTCCTACCCGGTGCTGGGCCTGGGACTGGGCCTGTTCTTCTCGCTGCTGGGCCTGGGCCGGGCCAAGGCACCCTTCCTGGCCGGCACCCTGCGGCTGGCGGTGGTGGCACTGGGCGGCTGGGCCGCGATCCACTGGCTGGGCGGCGACCTGCGTATGCTGGCGCTGGTCATCGCCGCCGCGGCGCTGGCCTTCACCCTGGCGATGCTGGCCGTCGCCGCCGCCACGCGCGAGCTGCGGCGGTAG
- a CDS encoding thiamine pyrophosphate-binding protein — protein MPSVPTMKGARYIAEAAQAAGIDHVFFVDAVLRRALVEMEDVGIRRVLARSEKAAAYMADGYSRAARRPALCMAQAVGAANLAAGLQDAWLGQSSVVALTGRKPPFEQYRNSYQEIPHEPLFSAVTKMTARVDLPEQLPQLFRQAFRTATTGRPGPAHLDINGMTGDTTALLDCPGAAMPEPAFARVPAYRPPADPEMLRQAAAAIDGASRPVLVVGLGAMVSQAEAAIVALAERLSAPVVAALDAKAVMVDQHPLNGGIVGTYSRKCANRIVAEADLVIFVGCDTGDQVTSNWVLPMPGTPVVQIDPDPAELGRSYPGTIGVQADVRTGVEQLAAMVAARPAGAWAARAQALVAEWRAETAPALAAGTGPIRPERLCAELTRVLPADALLVADTGYSSQWSGTLVELRHPGQGYMRAAGSLGWGFPGALGAKCALPGRPVVCFTGDGGFMYHMAELETARRCGIHTITVVNNNGCLAQGARSIDAAYEGRNGNKNEIYVFHPMNFARIAQSMDCFGVRVEKASDFAAAFAEAEASGRPAVIDVATDPEARAPLGWTP, from the coding sequence ATGCCGTCCGTCCCCACCATGAAAGGTGCGCGCTACATCGCCGAGGCGGCCCAGGCCGCCGGCATAGACCATGTCTTCTTCGTCGACGCCGTGCTGCGCCGCGCGCTGGTGGAGATGGAGGATGTCGGCATCCGCCGGGTGCTGGCGCGCTCTGAGAAGGCGGCGGCCTACATGGCCGACGGCTATTCGCGCGCGGCCCGTCGCCCGGCCCTGTGCATGGCCCAGGCGGTGGGGGCGGCCAACCTGGCGGCAGGATTGCAGGACGCCTGGCTCGGCCAGTCGAGCGTGGTGGCGCTGACCGGGCGCAAGCCGCCCTTCGAGCAGTACCGCAATTCCTACCAGGAGATCCCGCACGAGCCGCTGTTCTCGGCCGTGACCAAGATGACGGCCCGCGTCGACCTGCCCGAACAGCTACCGCAGCTTTTCCGCCAGGCATTCCGCACGGCCACGACTGGCCGCCCCGGACCCGCCCATCTCGACATCAACGGCATGACCGGGGATACGACCGCCCTGCTGGACTGCCCGGGTGCCGCAATGCCGGAGCCGGCCTTCGCCCGCGTGCCCGCATACCGCCCGCCGGCCGACCCGGAGATGCTGCGCCAGGCGGCCGCCGCCATCGACGGCGCCAGCCGGCCGGTGCTGGTGGTGGGCCTGGGCGCCATGGTCTCCCAGGCCGAGGCCGCCATCGTGGCCCTGGCCGAGCGGCTGTCGGCGCCGGTGGTGGCCGCACTGGATGCCAAGGCGGTGATGGTCGACCAGCATCCCCTGAACGGCGGCATCGTCGGCACCTATTCGCGCAAGTGCGCCAACCGCATCGTGGCCGAGGCCGACCTCGTAATCTTCGTCGGCTGCGACACCGGCGACCAGGTGACCAGCAACTGGGTGCTGCCCATGCCGGGCACGCCCGTGGTCCAGATCGACCCGGACCCGGCCGAGCTGGGCCGCTCCTATCCCGGCACCATCGGCGTGCAGGCCGATGTCCGCACCGGCGTGGAGCAGCTTGCGGCCATGGTGGCGGCGCGCCCGGCCGGTGCCTGGGCCGCGCGCGCCCAGGCGCTGGTGGCCGAATGGCGGGCGGAGACGGCACCCGCGCTGGCCGCGGGCACCGGCCCGATCCGGCCCGAGCGGCTGTGCGCCGAGCTGACCCGCGTGCTGCCGGCCGATGCGCTGCTGGTCGCCGACACCGGCTATTCCTCGCAATGGAGCGGCACGCTGGTGGAACTGCGCCATCCGGGCCAGGGCTACATGCGCGCGGCGGGCTCGCTGGGCTGGGGCTTCCCCGGCGCGCTGGGGGCCAAGTGCGCGCTGCCCGGCCGGCCGGTCGTCTGCTTCACCGGCGATGGCGGCTTCATGTACCACATGGCCGAGCTGGAGACGGCGCGGCGCTGCGGCATCCACACCATCACGGTCGTCAACAACAATGGCTGCCTGGCCCAGGGTGCCCGCAGCATCGACGCCGCCTATGAGGGGCGCAACGGCAACAAGAACGAGATCTACGTCTTCCACCCGATGAACTTCGCCCGCATCGCCCAGTCGATGGACTGCTTCGGCGTGCGGGTGGAAAAGGCATCCGACTTCGCGGCCGCCTTCGCCGAGGCTGAGGCGTCGGGCCGGCCCGCCGTCATCGACGTGGCGACCGATCCCGAGGCCCGCGCCCCCCTGGGCTGGACGCCGTGA
- a CDS encoding 3-hydroxyacyl-CoA dehydrogenase family protein — translation MTTAPMPVAVLGAGTMGHALALVHALGGHPVRLYDNSPAALARAPGLMHTALATIAEAGEAPPGWTAARLDAQVRIVPDLAEAVAGAGLVVEAVAEDAEVKRQVFAAIDALAPEDAILASNTSMLDIFPLVPARRAPRTLIAHWYTPPYLVDLVDVVAGPGTDPAVVEQVRALYAGFGKHPIVLRRFVPGFIANRLQGAIGLEIQALLDAGVATPADIDDSIRHGLALRMALMGQLMKTDFTGLELSRKILANRSYTPPEATGRSATLDRLVEAGRTGVHAGAGYYDYGGRSVAELFQERDRKLFQLKRAFRAIAPLPGRPVEGD, via the coding sequence ATGACCACCGCTCCCATGCCGGTCGCCGTTCTGGGCGCCGGCACCATGGGCCACGCCCTGGCCCTGGTGCATGCGCTGGGCGGACACCCCGTCCGTCTCTATGACAACAGCCCGGCGGCACTGGCCCGGGCGCCCGGCCTGATGCACACGGCCCTCGCCACCATCGCCGAGGCGGGCGAGGCGCCGCCCGGCTGGACGGCCGCCCGCCTGGACGCGCAGGTCCGCATCGTCCCCGACCTGGCCGAGGCGGTGGCGGGTGCGGGCCTCGTCGTCGAGGCCGTGGCCGAGGATGCCGAGGTGAAGCGCCAGGTGTTCGCCGCGATCGACGCGCTAGCGCCCGAGGATGCCATCCTCGCCAGCAACACCTCGATGCTGGACATCTTCCCGCTGGTGCCGGCGAGGCGGGCGCCGCGCACGCTGATCGCCCACTGGTACACCCCGCCCTACCTGGTCGACCTCGTCGACGTGGTGGCAGGGCCGGGCACTGACCCGGCGGTGGTGGAGCAGGTCCGGGCGCTCTATGCCGGGTTCGGCAAGCACCCGATCGTACTGCGCCGCTTCGTGCCGGGCTTCATCGCCAACCGCCTGCAAGGGGCGATCGGGCTGGAGATCCAGGCCCTGCTCGATGCCGGCGTCGCCACCCCGGCCGACATCGACGATTCGATCCGCCACGGCCTGGCCCTGCGCATGGCGCTGATGGGCCAGCTGATGAAGACCGACTTCACCGGCCTGGAACTGTCGCGCAAGATCCTCGCCAACCGCTCCTACACCCCGCCGGAGGCGACCGGCCGCAGCGCCACGCTCGACCGGCTGGTCGAGGCCGGCCGCACGGGGGTGCACGCCGGCGCCGGGTACTACGACTATGGCGGGCGCAGCGTGGCCGAGCTGTTCCAGGAGCGCGACCGCAAGCTGTTCCAGTTGAAGCGCGCCTTCCGCGCCATCGCGCCGCTGCCCGGCCGGCCGGTCGAGGGCGACTGA
- a CDS encoding helix-turn-helix domain-containing protein, which translates to MSYPTRQEPTIGPLLAQWRRTRRMSQMELSGESGVSTRHLSFVESGRARPSRELVLRLSAALAVPRRDRNELLLAAGFAPAYRETPIDAPEMADVVQALTMILEHHAPFPGVALDSRWDVLMANAPYIASVAACGPDAIGGPPPPALVLLDRPRPNLLRLLCHPDGLRHQLDNWQEVALAVLGRVRREVARDGDPTRRRLLAEALAYPGVPPLPALDAAGAPDLIVPAVLRTPAGPLRFVSTIATLGTAQDITLQDLRIETLHPADAATDRLVRGSVA; encoded by the coding sequence ATGAGCTACCCCACCCGCCAGGAACCCACCATCGGCCCGCTGCTGGCACAGTGGCGCCGCACCCGCCGGATGAGCCAGATGGAGCTGTCGGGCGAGAGCGGCGTCTCGACCCGCCACCTCAGCTTCGTCGAGAGCGGGCGGGCCCGGCCCAGCCGCGAGCTGGTGCTGCGCCTGTCGGCGGCACTGGCCGTGCCGCGGCGCGACCGCAACGAGCTGCTGCTGGCCGCCGGATTCGCGCCCGCCTATCGCGAGACGCCGATCGACGCGCCCGAGATGGCCGACGTGGTGCAGGCATTGACCATGATCCTGGAGCACCACGCGCCCTTCCCTGGCGTGGCGCTCGATTCGCGCTGGGACGTGCTGATGGCCAACGCCCCCTACATAGCGTCCGTCGCCGCCTGCGGGCCCGATGCCATCGGGGGGCCGCCGCCGCCGGCCCTGGTCCTGCTCGACCGCCCGCGGCCCAACCTGCTGCGGCTGCTCTGCCACCCCGACGGCCTGCGCCACCAGCTCGACAACTGGCAGGAGGTGGCGCTGGCGGTGCTGGGCCGCGTGCGGCGCGAGGTGGCGCGCGATGGGGACCCGACACGGCGCCGGCTGCTGGCCGAGGCGCTGGCCTATCCGGGCGTGCCGCCGCTGCCGGCGCTCGATGCCGCCGGCGCGCCGGACCTGATCGTGCCGGCCGTGCTGCGCACGCCGGCCGGGCCGCTGCGCTTCGTCAGCACCATCGCGACCCTGGGCACCGCCCAGGACATCACGCTGCAGGACCTGCGGATCGAGACCCTGCACCCGGCCGATGCCGCGACCGACCGGCTGGTGCGAGGGTCGGTCGCGTAG
- a CDS encoding TRAP transporter large permease yields MSWELLAAIYFGLMLALLFGGVWIAISLGAAGVVGLWMVKPALLGGIESVVWNTVDSFVLTAVPLFLFMGAVILHSGISARFYRSLSVWLTGVPGGLAQANIAACAIFAALCGSSVATAAAVGAIAIPEMKKRGYGLRPITGTLAAGGTLGILIPPSIPFIIYGSTVGESVGKLFVAGIIPGVMMTAVFMLFLAVQARFSPDQLPPSSERASWRQRMAGLLDLVPVVGLILVVIGGIYVGIMTPTEAAGIGAAGAVVVAAIYGGLTLDVLRRSLLDALRTNAMILFIVIGAQILSFALVSAGIPRAIVSAINALDAAPYMVLLLVVVMYLILGCLVDALSLMLLTLPVVHPVMMAAGFDPIWFGVVLVLLLEVGLITPPVGVNLFVIQGMAGTTLGEVSWGAFPYVLLLLAGVLALTIFPDIALWLPRRLF; encoded by the coding sequence ATGAGTTGGGAACTGCTCGCGGCGATCTATTTCGGGCTCATGCTGGCGCTGCTGTTCGGCGGCGTGTGGATCGCGATCAGCCTGGGCGCGGCCGGCGTCGTCGGCCTCTGGATGGTCAAGCCGGCCTTGCTGGGCGGCATCGAATCGGTGGTCTGGAACACCGTCGACAGCTTCGTGCTGACGGCCGTTCCGCTGTTCCTGTTCATGGGCGCGGTCATCCTGCACAGCGGCATCAGCGCCCGCTTCTACCGCAGCCTGTCCGTATGGCTGACCGGGGTGCCGGGCGGGTTGGCACAGGCGAACATCGCGGCCTGCGCCATCTTCGCGGCACTCTGCGGCTCCAGCGTGGCGACGGCAGCGGCCGTGGGCGCGATCGCCATTCCCGAGATGAAGAAGCGGGGCTACGGGCTGCGGCCGATCACCGGCACGCTGGCCGCGGGCGGAACGCTGGGCATCCTGATTCCGCCCTCGATCCCTTTCATCATCTACGGCTCGACGGTCGGGGAATCGGTCGGCAAGCTGTTCGTGGCCGGCATCATCCCGGGGGTCATGATGACCGCCGTCTTCATGCTGTTCCTGGCCGTGCAGGCGCGCTTCTCGCCAGACCAGCTTCCGCCCTCCAGCGAACGGGCCTCCTGGCGCCAGCGGATGGCGGGCCTGCTCGATCTCGTCCCGGTCGTCGGGCTGATCCTGGTCGTGATCGGCGGCATCTATGTCGGGATCATGACGCCCACGGAGGCCGCCGGCATCGGCGCTGCCGGTGCCGTGGTGGTCGCGGCCATCTATGGCGGCCTTACCCTGGACGTGCTGCGTCGCAGCCTGCTCGACGCGTTGCGCACCAATGCGATGATCCTCTTCATCGTCATCGGCGCGCAGATCCTGTCCTTCGCCCTGGTGTCGGCCGGCATCCCGCGGGCGATCGTCAGCGCCATCAACGCACTCGACGCCGCACCATACATGGTGCTGCTGCTGGTCGTGGTGATGTACCTGATCCTGGGCTGCCTGGTGGACGCGCTCTCCCTGATGCTCCTGACGCTGCCGGTCGTCCATCCGGTGATGATGGCGGCCGGCTTCGACCCGATCTGGTTCGGCGTGGTGCTGGTGCTGCTGCTGGAGGTGGGGCTGATCACCCCGCCGGTCGGGGTCAATCTGTTCGTCATCCAGGGCATGGCCGGGACCACCCTCGGCGAGGTGAGTTGGGGGGCGTTCCCCTATGTGCTGCTGCTGCTGGCCGGCGTGCTGGCGCTGACCATCTTCCCCGACATCGCGCTCTGGCTGCCCCGCCGCTTGTTCTGA
- a CDS encoding TRAP transporter small permease subunit codes for MDLHAAACRLSRWSVAVGGVALAVMILLITAQVVSRRFLESPMVIADELSGYLLVITTFSALGYAQHRGDHIQVTLLVDYLSPRVKAVLHVLWCLIGLPFLALLIWRTAVLTHDSYVSGSFSVSATNVILWPIQLFVPLGLGVFLIQMAAELMVALGALREGRS; via the coding sequence ATGGACCTGCATGCCGCAGCCTGCCGCCTCAGCCGATGGTCGGTGGCGGTGGGCGGCGTGGCGCTGGCGGTGATGATCCTGCTCATCACCGCCCAGGTCGTCTCCCGGCGCTTTCTGGAATCGCCGATGGTGATTGCCGACGAGTTGTCCGGCTACCTGCTGGTCATCACCACCTTCTCGGCGCTTGGCTATGCCCAGCATCGCGGCGACCATATCCAGGTGACGCTGCTGGTCGACTACCTGTCCCCACGGGTAAAGGCCGTCCTGCACGTGCTGTGGTGCCTGATCGGGCTGCCGTTCCTGGCGCTGCTGATATGGCGCACCGCGGTCCTGACCCATGACAGCTATGTCAGCGGCTCCTTCTCGGTCTCGGCCACCAACGTCATCCTGTGGCCGATCCAGCTTTTCGTGCCGCTGGGCCTGGGCGTCTTCCTGATCCAGATGGCGGCCGAACTCATGGTGGCGCTGGGCGCCCTGCGCGAGGGGCGGTCATGA
- a CDS encoding TRAP transporter substrate-binding protein has protein sequence MTRFIRLASMFALALAAFAPASPAAAQQKHQWKFVSIIPAGQDAFIDRFKELAAEITKQTGGQVDVMFHAAGELPYKGPEHLRVTAKGMIEMSEVVGSMGFGDAPPLVLGDLPYLALNDEERTVLRGIMWPEIYAALRKQGVEPISWGAYPPRNIVLREPVKGLADIKGRKIRTAGGLESDYVKQWGAAPSFVVWAEVYPATQRGIVDGVLTAAVAVETSKLYEVAPHFLKIDGPVAHFYVTVNADSWSKLTPELQKTVRGVGDWWADRWQKLVVDEADNGAIKRMQEKGQIKSLVQVPPESHIETRRNLIPIYRAYVKDKVGAQGSAALERALTALKLQ, from the coding sequence ATGACCCGCTTCATTCGCCTTGCTTCGATGTTCGCCCTGGCGCTTGCCGCCTTCGCACCGGCCAGCCCGGCCGCGGCGCAGCAGAAGCACCAGTGGAAGTTCGTATCGATCATCCCGGCCGGACAGGACGCGTTCATCGACCGCTTCAAGGAACTGGCGGCGGAGATCACCAAGCAGACCGGCGGCCAGGTCGACGTCATGTTCCACGCCGCGGGCGAGTTGCCCTACAAGGGGCCGGAACATCTGCGCGTGACGGCCAAGGGCATGATCGAGATGTCCGAGGTGGTCGGCAGCATGGGCTTCGGCGACGCACCGCCGCTGGTCCTGGGCGATCTTCCCTACCTGGCGCTCAATGACGAGGAACGCACGGTCCTGCGGGGCATCATGTGGCCGGAGATCTACGCCGCCCTGCGCAAGCAGGGCGTGGAGCCGATCTCGTGGGGCGCCTATCCGCCGCGCAACATCGTCCTGCGCGAGCCGGTAAAGGGGCTGGCCGACATCAAGGGCCGGAAGATCCGCACGGCCGGCGGGCTGGAATCGGACTATGTGAAGCAGTGGGGTGCGGCCCCCTCCTTCGTCGTCTGGGCCGAGGTCTATCCCGCCACCCAGCGCGGCATCGTCGACGGCGTGCTGACGGCCGCGGTCGCGGTCGAGACCTCGAAGCTCTACGAAGTCGCCCCCCACTTCCTGAAGATCGACGGCCCCGTCGCGCACTTCTATGTGACGGTGAACGCGGATTCCTGGAGCAAGCTGACACCCGAGCTGCAGAAGACGGTGCGGGGGGTCGGCGACTGGTGGGCCGATCGCTGGCAGAAGCTGGTGGTCGACGAGGCCGACAACGGCGCGATCAAGCGGATGCAGGAAAAGGGTCAGATCAAGTCCCTGGTCCAGGTGCCGCCCGAAAGCCACATCGAGACGCGCCGCAACCTGATCCCGATCTATCGCGCCTATGTGAAGGACAAGGTCGGCGCACAGGGCAGCGCCGCGCTGGAGCGCGCGCTGACCGCCCTCAAGCTGCAATAG
- the puuE gene encoding allantoinase PuuE — MQRDLIGYADRPPRADWPGGARVAVNFVLNYEEGSEYSILEGDGRVEIGLAEAAGGRVPVGERDLAFETMYEFGSRVGFWRVMRLFAERRLPMTIFGCAMALERNPHAVEAIVAAGHDICSHGWRWVEHFRLSEAEERDHIQRAVESIARIAGERPAGWYCRYGPSTNTRRLLVEEGGFLYDSDAYNDELPYWVTVSGRDHLVVPYTMDTNDAKFTMPAGFANGDAFFTYLRDAFDQLYEEGADTPRMMSIGLHPRIVGRPGRARGLARFLDHVIGHDRTWVCRRLDLARHWIGRHPPAGA; from the coding sequence ATGCAGCGCGATCTCATCGGCTATGCGGACCGGCCGCCGCGGGCCGACTGGCCGGGCGGGGCCAGGGTGGCGGTCAACTTCGTCCTCAACTACGAGGAGGGGTCGGAGTATTCGATCCTCGAAGGTGACGGCCGGGTCGAGATCGGCCTGGCCGAGGCCGCCGGCGGCCGGGTGCCGGTGGGCGAACGCGACCTGGCTTTCGAGACGATGTACGAGTTCGGCAGCCGTGTCGGGTTCTGGCGGGTGATGCGGCTGTTCGCCGAGCGGCGGCTGCCGATGACGATCTTCGGCTGCGCCATGGCGCTTGAGCGCAATCCCCATGCGGTCGAGGCGATCGTCGCCGCCGGGCACGACATCTGCAGCCACGGCTGGCGCTGGGTCGAGCATTTCCGGCTGTCGGAGGCCGAGGAGCGGGATCACATCCAGCGCGCGGTCGAGAGCATTGCCCGGATCGCCGGCGAACGGCCGGCCGGCTGGTATTGCCGCTACGGGCCGAGCACGAACACCCGCCGCCTGCTCGTCGAGGAAGGGGGCTTTCTCTACGATTCCGATGCCTACAACGACGAGCTGCCCTACTGGGTGACCGTGTCGGGCCGCGACCATCTGGTCGTGCCCTACACGATGGACACGAACGACGCCAAGTTCACGATGCCCGCCGGCTTCGCCAACGGCGATGCCTTCTTCACCTATCTGCGCGATGCCTTCGACCAGCTCTACGAGGAGGGGGCCGACACGCCGCGGATGATGTCGATCGGCCTGCACCCGCGCATCGTCGGCCGGCCGGGGCGGGCCCGGGGCCTCGCCCGTTTTCTCGATCATGTGATCGGCCACGACCGCACCTGGGTCTGCCGGCGCCTCGATCTTGCCCGCCACTGGATCGGGCGTCATCCGCCAGCCGGGGCATGA
- a CDS encoding GntR family transcriptional regulator → MSPVPKPIPYRLAEQIRHGIITGRYRPGAALREQGLEAEYGASRGPVREALRLLELRGLTVHEPRRGFRVRSYSPEAIEQIYRLRALLERHSVESLAGRDLEPLVSALEQSNRRMRDHFRRRDLEAYLHENNVFHRLILDFGGNEPLRRPLDMLNEMAEPIRWALLAEKLTRSRSVAEHERITRFLAEGRLFDAARVTEAHILDKLPAAQAALAENCRQ, encoded by the coding sequence ATGAGCCCGGTCCCCAAGCCGATCCCATACCGGCTGGCAGAGCAGATCCGCCACGGCATCATCACTGGCCGCTACCGGCCCGGCGCGGCCCTGCGCGAGCAGGGGCTGGAGGCCGAGTACGGGGCCAGCCGCGGCCCCGTGCGCGAGGCGCTGCGCCTGCTGGAGCTGCGCGGCCTGACGGTGCACGAGCCCCGGCGCGGGTTTCGCGTGCGCAGCTACTCGCCGGAGGCGATCGAGCAGATCTACCGCCTGCGCGCCCTGCTGGAGCGCCACTCGGTCGAGAGCCTGGCCGGCCGCGACCTGGAGCCGCTGGTGAGCGCGCTCGAGCAGAGCAACCGGCGCATGCGTGACCATTTCAGGCGCCGCGACCTTGAGGCCTATCTGCATGAGAACAACGTCTTCCACCGGCTGATCCTCGATTTCGGCGGCAACGAGCCGCTGCGCCGGCCCCTCGACATGCTGAACGAGATGGCCGAGCCCATCCGTTGGGCGCTGCTGGCCGAGAAGCTGACGCGCAGCCGGTCCGTGGCGGAGCATGAACGGATCACGCGCTTCCTGGCCGAGGGGCGCCTCTTCGATGCCGCCCGGGTGACCGAGGCGCACATCCTCGACAAGCTGCCGGCGGCCCAGGCGGCACTCGCAGAAAATTGTAGACAATGA
- a CDS encoding HpcH/HpaI aldolase/citrate lyase family protein has translation MRRLRRSKLFVPGSRPELFDKAFASAADGISFDLEDAVAAAQKADARVAVARALRAAAGSAKEVIVRVNPLASGLMFDDILEVAGSGLDVVNVPKVESPRDLHVAEELLAHVERKLGLKARIGLMPTIESAAGLRHAHAIATASGRVVALQLGTGDLAASTGLRPTTEGLTAIRTMLLLAAAEAGVDALDSAFTGIADLAAFERDAEASRGLGFRGKSCIHPTQVPIANRVFAPTAAEVATARRLVAAYDAAVRDGIGAIAHEGRLVDLPIAETARDLVRAASIEQEG, from the coding sequence ATGCGCCGACTCCGGCGAAGCAAGCTGTTCGTCCCCGGCAGCCGCCCGGAGCTCTTCGACAAGGCGTTCGCGTCGGCCGCGGACGGCATCTCCTTCGACCTGGAGGATGCGGTTGCCGCCGCGCAGAAGGCCGATGCGCGCGTGGCCGTGGCGCGCGCCCTGCGTGCGGCCGCCGGATCGGCCAAGGAGGTCATCGTCCGCGTCAATCCGCTGGCGAGCGGGCTGATGTTCGACGACATCCTGGAAGTGGCGGGCAGCGGCCTCGATGTCGTCAACGTGCCCAAGGTCGAGAGCCCGCGCGACCTGCATGTCGCCGAGGAGCTGCTGGCCCATGTCGAGCGCAAGCTGGGCCTGAAGGCCCGGATCGGTTTGATGCCGACGATCGAGTCCGCGGCCGGCCTGCGCCATGCCCATGCCATCGCCACCGCCTCTGGCCGGGTGGTGGCCCTGCAGCTCGGCACTGGCGATCTTGCGGCCAGCACCGGGCTGCGTCCGACGACCGAGGGATTGACCGCGATCCGCACCATGCTGCTGCTGGCCGCGGCCGAGGCCGGGGTCGATGCGCTCGACAGTGCCTTCACCGGCATCGCCGACCTCGCGGCCTTCGAGCGGGATGCCGAGGCCTCCCGCGGGCTGGGTTTCCGCGGCAAGAGCTGCATCCACCCGACCCAGGTGCCGATCGCCAATCGCGTGTTCGCCCCGACCGCTGCGGAAGTGGCGACGGCCCGCCGCCTGGTCGCGGCCTACGACGCCGCGGTGCGGGACGGCATCGGCGCGATTGCCCATGAAGGCCGGCTGGTGGACCTGCCGATCGCCGAGACGGCGAGGGACCTGGTTCGGGCGGCATCGATCGAACAGGAGGGGTGA